In Schistosoma mansoni, WGS project CABG00000000 data, supercontig 0163, strain Puerto Rico, whole genome shotgun sequence, one DNA window encodes the following:
- a CDS encoding MEG-3 (Grail) family, whose translation MLFFALILIISLHSFDCAFTAQQECEKNCKGDNEYVSPNCGILCSGTIGPQTFYCYLGCSHNATKQSEFDNCKTKCDGGVQLTKEACLSNCGLITTHPELCDAVCGGSLYNCDQKHTDPRKDGADGSEDFDKCKTKCYKMAGQ comes from the exons ATGCTGTTCTTTGCATTGATTCTGATCATCTCTCTCCACTCATTCG ACTGTGCATTCACAGCTC AACAAGAAT GTGAAAAAAATTGTAAAGGAGATA ATGAATATGTGTCTCCAAACT GTGGTATTCTGTGTTCTGGCA CTATAGGACCTCAAACATTCTATT GTTATCTCGGATGCAGTCATAATG CCACCAAACAAAGCGAATTCGACAATT GTAAAACAAAGTGTGATG GTGGTGTCCAGCTTACTAAAGAAGCGT GTCTGAGTAACTGTGGTCTTATTA CCACACACCCTGAATTGT GTGATGCCGTTTGTGGTGGAA GTTTGTATAATTGCGATCAGAAAC ATACAGATCCACGTAAAGATGGAGCAG atgGTTCGGAAGACTTTGACAAAT GTAAAACAAAGTGCTACAAAATGGCGGGACAGTGA